Within the Catalinimonas niigatensis genome, the region AGGGAAATTACGTAAAGACACGCTTTGCTTACGTAGAAATCCACGGACGTAGCCTTGTTACTACCTTACTTCTTCATGCCCTCGGGTGACGTCGCCTCTAAACCTTACGGCTGTTACGTAATTCCTGCGGAGGCCGCCCTTACCCTACGCTGTTTATACGTAGAATTCGGTGGACGGCGTGCTTGAACAGTGTCGTTTTGCCATCCAATCTTCTGTGGCAATGCTAACATCTCGTAAATTTACGTACCTCCCCTTCGGGCGTGAAGGTCAGATCTGAACTCCGCTCCTCTCCTCCGCCTGCTTGCATGCTCATACAGGACCGTTTTTGCTCCACATTCGCTGAGCAATGCTAGCAATCCCTCTTTCTTTCTATTCCCGCTTAGCTACCTAAGCTATCAATTGTTGCACTGTCCTATTCTGAAGCAGCGGATGTGCCATAATGAAACAGCTTTCCTTTCAGAAACCCCTTAAAACCGCTTAAAAGCCACTGGCATAGCCCTTGCATTTCATGGGTCAGCATGTATCATCCGTATGATGGATGATCCTGACGCATCATTTTATATAGTGTAGACTACACATTATGCTCAAAAATTACCTGATCATTGCTTACCGCAACCTGTTGAAAAACAAAGTCTTTAGCCTGATCAATATCCTGGGTCTGGCAATAGGCATGGCTGCTTGTCTGCTGGTTCTGCAGTATGTAAACTTTGAATTGAGCTATGATAATTTTCATGACAAGAGTAAGCGGATGTATCGGGCGGCTCTCTATCAATATAAAGAGGGAACTCTGGATGTTAAATCAGCCCTGACTTTTCCTACCATTGGCAGAGAACTCCAGGAGAATTTTCCTGAAACAGTAGCGTCTTTTGTAAGAATGCATCATCAATCGGGTGTTTTCTCCAGAACTGACACCGATCAAGCTGAATATTTTGATGAAGAAAGGGTGTATTATGTGGATAATTCATTCTTTGAGGTATTTTCCTTCCCTTTGTTGATGGGAAATGTTAAACAAGCTTTAACCAATCCCAATGCAGTAGTAATCACTCGCTCCGCAGCCGAAAAGTATTTCGGAGAAGACTGGCGTGAAGTAAATCCGATCGGGAAAACCCTGCGAGAAAGGTCTCGCTCTGGAGGGACCGACTTATCTATTACTGGCGTGGCTGACAATCCTCCCGGAAATTCACATCTCAAATTTGACTTTCTGATATCCTATACCACAATGTATGCCTGGCAAAGTGTAGGTGCTGATTATCGATACGATACGGAAGAGAGCTGGTACTGGGATGAAGTGTATACTTATCTGGTACTAAAAGCGGGGCAAGACCCTCAACAATTAGAAGAAGCGTTCGCTCCAATCGTAAACCAGCGTACCCGCACACGGGACGAACAAGGATTTACCTTCCGTACGGTGTTGCAACCCCTAAAAGAAATTCATTTACACTCTGCACTGATGGATGAAATGGAAGTAGGAGGAAATATCCGAACCGTCTACATATTATTTATCGTTGCAGTATGCATCTTGATTATAGCCTGGGTTAACTTCGTCAATCTTTCCGTGATCAAGGCTATTGAGCGAGGGAAGGAAATGGGCTTACGAAAAGTGTTAGGAGCGAAAAGAATTCAGTTGGTAAAACAACATCTACTAGAGTCGGCTCTTCTAAATGGTCTAGGGATATTGGTGGCATTTACACTATTTCAACTGAGTCTCCCTTACTTTGAGCATTTTGTCGGCATCACAATGGATCATACCTCGCTTACTCAAGGGATAGGCATAGTGGTAACAGGCGTACTGCTCGTAGCCGGTACCATTCTGAGTAGTTTGTATCCGGCAGCAGTACTTTCGGCCTTCCATCCGGCTAGGGTACTTAGAGGAAAGCTAACACATTCGCGACAAGGAAGTCAATTAAGACAAGGGCTGGTAGTCTTCCAGTTTGCTGCAGCCACGGTGTTTATCATCATCGTTTTTGTCGTGAGTCAGCAGCTATCTTTCATGAGGAATTACGAATTAGGTGTCAACATTGATCAAAAACTTGTCATTGAGGCCCCTATGTTTGCTAACAGTGTAGAAGAGGCACGGGCCAATGCCTTAGCCTACAAAACAGCACTAAAAAGACATAGCTCTGTACAACATGCTACCTTGTCCCGCAATGTACCCGCTACCGAAATAAGAGGCAACAATTATGTCCGGCAGCTAGGTAAACCCGAAGAAGCTAAGTTTTATCATGTGATGGGAGTAGACTACGATTACATGGCTACGTTTGGCTTACAACTGGTAGCCGGAAGATTCTTTGACGAAGCTCAGCCCTTAAGCAACGCGAAGATCGTCCAAAACAATGAAAATGCTCCAGACTTCGGTACTAACGATCATTCGGTCATGGTGAATGAAACTGCAATCAATAAGTTAGGCTTTTCATCAGCAGAAGAAGCCATTGATCAACAGATATTCGTATTCGGGGGAGTGAAACAGATCGTTGGAGTAGTCAAAGACTATCACCACAAATCACTAAAAAGTAGCTTTGAACCTATCATCTTCTATTTACAGCCTTCCGATTGGGAATTCATTACACTAGACATAACCCTAGCGGATGGTTCTTCAGTACAGGTTGACGAAATCATTACTTATGCCAAACAGCAATGGGAACAAATCTACCCGGATGAACCTTTTCACTATTTCTTTTTAGACGATCTGTTTAACCAGCAATACCAGGCTGACCAACGGTTTCATCTACTGTTCAATCTATTTTCCGGACTGATCATCTTTATTTCCTGTATGGGCTTGTTTGGGCTATCCTCATACTCGACTATACAAAAGACCAAGGAGATAGGAGTTCGTAAAGTATTGGGGGCTTCCGTGCAAAGCATTGTAGCCTTACTCTCCAGAGAATTTATCCGGCTCGTACTCTTGTCAAGTATTTTAGCCTTGCCATTCGCTTATTGGGCCGCTCAGCATTGGCTAAAGAACTATGCCTTACGCATTGACGTCAGTTGGTGGCTACTACTGTCTCCCATTGCTATTGTGTTGTTCATTGCCCTGCTTACCATCAGTTTCCAAACGATCAAAGCAGCCCTGGCCAATCCTGTGGACGCTTTAAAGTATGAATAAACTAATCATTAGTCACTACACATTATGCTCAGAAACTACCTTAAAATAGCTTTTCGCAACCTGCTGAAGAACAAAGTTTTTTCTATTGTGAACCTTACGGGATTTTCCTTAGGCTTCATCGCCGTCATCTTCATTGCTTTGTTTGTTATTGACGAACTTAGTTTTGATCAGTACCACAGCCAAGCTGACCGTATCTATCGGGTAACGGAAACCCTTCATGATGAAAATGGAGAAAGGCA harbors:
- a CDS encoding ABC transporter permease, which produces MLKNYLIIAYRNLLKNKVFSLINILGLAIGMAACLLVLQYVNFELSYDNFHDKSKRMYRAALYQYKEGTLDVKSALTFPTIGRELQENFPETVASFVRMHHQSGVFSRTDTDQAEYFDEERVYYVDNSFFEVFSFPLLMGNVKQALTNPNAVVITRSAAEKYFGEDWREVNPIGKTLRERSRSGGTDLSITGVADNPPGNSHLKFDFLISYTTMYAWQSVGADYRYDTEESWYWDEVYTYLVLKAGQDPQQLEEAFAPIVNQRTRTRDEQGFTFRTVLQPLKEIHLHSALMDEMEVGGNIRTVYILFIVAVCILIIAWVNFVNLSVIKAIERGKEMGLRKVLGAKRIQLVKQHLLESALLNGLGILVAFTLFQLSLPYFEHFVGITMDHTSLTQGIGIVVTGVLLVAGTILSSLYPAAVLSAFHPARVLRGKLTHSRQGSQLRQGLVVFQFAAATVFIIIVFVVSQQLSFMRNYELGVNIDQKLVIEAPMFANSVEEARANALAYKTALKRHSSVQHATLSRNVPATEIRGNNYVRQLGKPEEAKFYHVMGVDYDYMATFGLQLVAGRFFDEAQPLSNAKIVQNNENAPDFGTNDHSVMVNETAINKLGFSSAEEAIDQQIFVFGGVKQIVGVVKDYHHKSLKSSFEPIIFYLQPSDWEFITLDITLADGSSVQVDEIITYAKQQWEQIYPDEPFHYFFLDDLFNQQYQADQRFHLLFNLFSGLIIFISCMGLFGLSSYSTIQKTKEIGVRKVLGASVQSIVALLSREFIRLVLLSSILALPFAYWAAQHWLKNYALRIDVSWWLLLSPIAIVLFIALLTISFQTIKAALANPVDALKYE